One window of the Methanovulcanius yangii genome contains the following:
- a CDS encoding DUF5979 domain-containing protein, whose amino-acid sequence MGRPDSRHLHVTESALGSEWEVPVIDDSGATVTSGGGVGTATVTNEYILGSLEVTKDVIWNGVTPDGTLFEICITGPSYPSGDCKSTTGGVLRWDDLIPGTYTVTESALGSEWEVPVIDDSGATVTSGGVGTATVTNEYILGSLE is encoded by the coding sequence ATGGGACGACCTGATTCCCGGCACCTACACGTCACGGAATCTGCTCTCGGCAGTGAGTGGGAAGTCCCCGTCATCGACGACTCCGGCGCTACTGTTACAAGTGGCGGCGGTGTCGGAACCGCGACGGTGACGAACGAGTACATCCTCGGCTCCCTTGAGGTAACGAAAGATGTCATCTGGAACGGCGTAACTCCCGACGGAACTCTCTTTGAGATCTGTATCACCGGTCCTTCGTATCCGAGTGGTGACTGTAAGAGCACGACCGGCGGCGTCCTGAGATGGGACGACCTGATTCCCGGCACCTACACGGTCACGGAATCTGCTCTCGGCAGTGAGTGGGAAGTCCCCGTCATCGACGACTCCGGCGCTACTGTTACAAGTGGCGGTGTCGGAACC
- a CDS encoding DUF5979 domain-containing protein: MSGKSRHRRLRRTVTSGGVGTATVTNEYILGSLEVTKDVIWNGVTPDGTLFEICITGPSYPSGDCKSTTGGVLRWDDLIPGTYTVTESALGSEWEVPVIDDSGATVTSGGVGTATVTNEYILGSLE, encoded by the coding sequence GTGAGTGGGAAGTCCCGTCATCGACGACTCCGGCGTACTGTTACAAGTGGCGGTGTCGGAACCGCGACGGTGACGAACGAGTACATCCTCGGCTCCCTTGAGGTAACGAAAGATGTCATCTGGAACGGCGTAACTCCCGACGGAACTCTCTTTGAGATCTGTATCACCGGTCCTTCGTATCCGAGTGGTGACTGTAAGAGCACGACCGGCGGCGTCCTGAGATGGGACGACCTGATTCCCGGCACCTACACGGTCACGGAATCTGCTCTCGGCAGTGAGTGGGAAGTCCCCGTCATCGACGACTCCGGCGCTACTGTTACAAGTGGTGGTGTCGGAACCGCGACGGTGACGAACGAGTACATCCTCGGCTCCCTTGAGTAA